The Borrelia hispanica CRI genome has a window encoding:
- a CDS encoding SpoIIE family protein phosphatase, translating to MNSNNVINILNEFGLKIEEIFLLINTYSYALYKETPRYFYDDITNYLELTLDIANKFQGECADSKDLKLGKFMLRSMKCDLMSYLYLSLELIDNSMHYSGIGDAGIAFFKAISCKILSVISYIEIEFENMVFSSSLKNRKDANKDGNQLLIFSCESAYSEKLVNYLILRDYIVMAANTVDLFSHLLCDNFYDLIILDLNSDENIQMILDLLRNIKSNSFYEMVPVIVISQITRKDIIQTFIEEQVDDYFFKSLDLLVLDIRITSFLKKKKVIEQGQKYLDLVLHGRECVESELIEAGNYIENLLPKKIQNEFFHSNWIFVPSKRIGGDFFNYYFVNDDNLIIYLIDISGHGVGSALLSLNVSSVINSYVMNNKDISPYKVLNYVNTYFVKFRSDMFITLWYGVLNVKTKNLRFASAGAPPAVVLTEKGNIYLKTKGAILGIEEVYPCKESECYLDKFSHLLLFSDGVYEIENNQDIIMSIDDFYKILKENTLNLDSFILERLYNKMLNLSKYNAFRDDFSILEFIIH from the coding sequence ATGAATAGTAATAATGTTATTAATATATTAAATGAATTTGGTTTAAAAATAGAAGAGATTTTTTTACTTATCAATACTTATTCTTATGCACTCTATAAAGAAACTCCTAGATATTTTTATGATGATATTACTAATTATCTTGAATTAACTTTAGATATTGCTAATAAATTTCAGGGAGAGTGTGCGGATTCTAAAGATTTAAAGTTGGGTAAATTTATGCTTAGAAGCATGAAGTGCGATTTAATGTCTTATTTATATTTGTCTTTAGAATTAATAGATAATTCTATGCATTATAGTGGAATTGGAGATGCTGGTATTGCTTTTTTTAAGGCCATTTCTTGTAAAATTTTATCGGTAATATCTTATATAGAGATTGAGTTTGAAAATATGGTTTTCTCTTCTTCTCTTAAAAATAGAAAAGATGCAAATAAGGATGGTAATCAATTATTAATTTTTTCTTGTGAGAGTGCTTATAGTGAAAAACTTGTCAATTATTTGATTTTAAGGGACTACATTGTTATGGCTGCAAATACTGTAGATTTATTTAGTCATTTACTCTGTGATAATTTTTATGATTTGATTATTCTTGATTTAAATTCGGATGAAAATATTCAGATGATTTTGGATTTACTTAGAAATATTAAGAGTAATAGTTTTTATGAAATGGTTCCTGTTATTGTTATTTCTCAGATAACTAGAAAAGATATTATTCAAACTTTTATTGAAGAACAAGTTGATGATTATTTCTTTAAAAGTTTGGATTTATTGGTATTGGATATTAGAATAACTAGTTTTCTTAAAAAGAAAAAGGTGATAGAACAAGGACAAAAATATTTAGATCTTGTTTTGCATGGTAGAGAATGTGTTGAGAGTGAGCTTATTGAGGCTGGAAATTACATTGAAAATTTATTGCCCAAGAAAATCCAAAACGAATTTTTTCATTCTAATTGGATCTTTGTTCCATCAAAAAGAATAGGGGGTGATTTTTTTAATTATTATTTTGTTAATGATGATAATTTAATAATCTATTTAATAGATATTTCTGGGCATGGAGTGGGTTCTGCACTCTTATCTCTTAATGTTTCAAGTGTTATTAATTCTTATGTTATGAATAATAAAGACATTAGTCCTTATAAGGTATTAAATTATGTTAATACTTATTTTGTGAAATTCAGGAGTGATATGTTTATTACTCTATGGTATGGTGTCTTAAATGTAAAGACTAAAAATTTAAGATTTGCATCAGCAGGAGCACCTCCTGCTGTTGTTTTGACTGAAAAAGGTAATATTTATCTTAAGACTAAAGGTGCAATTCTTGGAATTGAAGAAGTGTATCCTTGCAAAGAGAGTGAATGTTATTTGGATAAATTTTCACATTTGTTACTTTTTAGTGATGGTGTTTATGAGATTGAAAATAATCAGGATATAATAATGTCTATTGATGATTTTTATAAAATATTAAAAGAAAATACATTGAATCTAGATAGTTTTATTTTAGAGCGTTTGTATAATAAAATGTTAAATTTGTCAAAATATAATGCATTTAGAGATGATTTTTCTATTTTAGAGTTTATTATTCATTAG
- a CDS encoding TIGR02757 family protein, producing the protein MKIQKNKNNISEILEFIYSKYNKREFVHPDPLEFLYKYTEKEDIELVGLISSSLALGRVERILSAIEYILKPLGKKPSETLKTFTRKDLNEIYKDFTYRFFTTEDIVKLLMSIKTIKEKYLSIENLFHNIYKKNKNFIASLDDLITQMENVNREPFGMILPKPSKGSACKRLFLFLRWMIRKDNVDLGIWNKINPSNLIIPMDTHMRDISAKLFNLQNTKNVSLKRAIEVTKYFLEQNKDDPVKYDFSLTRFGINKSFTKKELFTNIFNFKTNDFL; encoded by the coding sequence TTGAAAATTCAAAAAAATAAGAATAACATATCAGAAATATTAGAATTTATATACAGTAAATATAATAAACGAGAATTTGTTCATCCAGACCCATTAGAATTTTTATATAAATATACAGAAAAAGAAGACATTGAACTTGTAGGTTTGATTAGCTCATCACTAGCATTAGGAAGAGTTGAGAGAATACTATCAGCAATTGAGTACATTTTAAAACCACTTGGTAAAAAACCTTCAGAAACACTCAAGACATTTACAAGAAAAGATTTAAATGAAATATATAAAGACTTTACATACAGGTTTTTTACAACAGAAGACATTGTTAAATTATTAATGTCTATTAAAACAATAAAAGAAAAATATCTATCAATTGAAAATCTATTTCATAACATCTATAAAAAAAACAAAAACTTTATAGCAAGCTTAGACGATCTCATAACACAAATGGAAAACGTTAATAGAGAACCATTTGGAATGATACTTCCCAAACCATCAAAAGGAAGCGCTTGTAAAAGACTATTTTTATTCTTAAGATGGATGATAAGAAAAGACAATGTTGATTTGGGAATTTGGAATAAAATTAATCCATCAAATTTAATAATTCCAATGGATACTCATATGAGAGATATTTCAGCAAAACTGTTTAATCTTCAAAATACAAAAAATGTAAGTCTTAAAAGAGCAATAGAAGTTACAAAATATTTTTTAGAACAAAACAAAGATGATCCTGTAAAATATGATTTCTCATTAACTAGATTTGGAATAAACAAAAGCTTCACCAAAAAAGAACTATTTACAAACATTTTTAATTTTAAGACAAATGATTTTCTTTAA
- a CDS encoding glucosaminidase domain-containing protein has protein sequence MQKKFILLVISQILLTVKSYCTEEIIEINTSTQKEKYIPFLLSKGKSQVEDIVKYTLKMNPYLEAEYVKTIAQIYIEEAIIEGINYDIAYAQMLLETGILKFNGIVSKEQHNFSGIGATDNFTKGNSFSNMKEGIRAHIQHLKAYASSQDINSNMVDPRFYFVKRGSAPTIYDLTGKWATDKLYDKKLKKILLGLLEFENSKK, from the coding sequence ATGCAAAAGAAATTTATACTGTTAGTAATATCGCAAATATTATTAACAGTAAAGAGTTACTGCACCGAAGAAATAATTGAAATAAACACATCAACACAAAAAGAAAAATATATTCCTTTTTTATTAAGTAAAGGGAAAAGTCAAGTAGAGGATATTGTAAAATATACATTAAAAATGAATCCTTATCTTGAAGCAGAATATGTCAAAACAATTGCACAAATTTATATAGAAGAAGCTATAATTGAAGGAATAAATTACGATATTGCCTATGCCCAAATGTTACTTGAAACAGGTATTTTGAAATTTAATGGGATAGTATCAAAAGAACAACATAATTTTTCAGGCATAGGAGCCACTGACAATTTTACAAAGGGAAATTCTTTTTCTAATATGAAAGAAGGAATAAGAGCACACATTCAACATTTAAAAGCCTATGCCTCAAGTCAAGATATAAACTCAAACATGGTTGATCCTAGATTTTATTTCGTTAAAAGAGGATCTGCCCCAACAATATATGATCTTACTGGAAAATGGGCAACAGACAAACTTTATGATAAAAAATTAAAAAAAATATTGTTAGGATTGTTAGAATTTGAAAATTCAAAAAAATAA
- a CDS encoding type III pantothenate kinase, whose translation MSKIVDSAQLVVDIGNTSISFALYDIGGMQMFFKLKTKLDLSLRELCNFLKSKFNFRVNKVFVSSVVPVIDKVFIDAIISLYNVTPLFISFDLTYDLSFEFYSGRKFILGSDVFANLVGAIEYYNINDALVADLGTACTIFAVSRKDGILGGLINGGPFTSLTALVENAYLLKDFDLVVPQKLLGLSTIDSVNSGVIYQYKYLIEGVYHDLVRNYDREFKLIITGGNSHLILPLISVDFIFNLYLTLEGIRILGNAFKENHLS comes from the coding sequence ATGAGTAAAATTGTTGATTCAGCTCAGTTAGTTGTTGATATTGGGAATACAAGTATATCTTTTGCGTTATATGATATTGGAGGTATGCAAATGTTTTTTAAACTTAAAACAAAACTTGATTTAAGTTTAAGAGAGCTTTGTAACTTTCTTAAAAGCAAATTTAACTTTAGGGTTAATAAAGTATTTGTAAGTAGTGTTGTACCCGTTATCGATAAAGTGTTTATTGATGCAATTATTTCTCTTTATAATGTGACTCCTCTATTTATTAGTTTTGATTTAACTTATGATTTAAGTTTTGAGTTTTATAGTGGCCGTAAGTTTATCCTAGGATCAGATGTTTTTGCAAATCTTGTTGGAGCTATTGAATATTATAATATTAATGATGCTTTGGTGGCAGATCTTGGCACGGCTTGTACTATTTTTGCAGTTAGTAGAAAAGATGGCATACTTGGAGGTTTAATTAATGGTGGACCTTTCACAAGTTTGACTGCATTAGTTGAGAATGCATATCTTTTAAAGGATTTTGATCTTGTAGTGCCTCAAAAATTATTGGGTTTGTCAACTATTGATAGTGTCAATAGTGGTGTAATTTATCAGTATAAGTATTTAATAGAAGGTGTTTATCATGATCTTGTTCGTAATTATGATAGAGAATTTAAATTAATAATTACGGGGGGAAATTCTCATTTGATTTTACCTTTAATAAGTGTGGATTTTATCTTTAATTTATATTTGACGCTTGAAGGCATTAGAATTTTGGGAAATGCTTTTAAAGAAAATCATTTGTCTTAA
- a CDS encoding MBL fold metallo-hydrolase, with product MLGIFLGTGASSGVPMLNCDCRVCNSDCCKNKRLRSAFLLSLCGLNLLIDTGPDIRTQLLRENILKLDLVLYTHEHYDHIMGLDDIKFYTRCAPLPIYARETTMHHIKNAFPHNFSSRMSISGKANILPRLAVDFEQIFFKGIKIIPIPLLHGDIISLGYRINNLAYLTDVKSIPEISYSYLEGLDVLVIDALRIKPHPGHLNFDDAILEVKKINPKIAYFTHIAHDIMHDEFDYLRRDNIYLAYDGLQIYI from the coding sequence ATGTTAGGAATATTTTTAGGAACTGGTGCATCAAGTGGTGTTCCTATGTTGAACTGTGATTGTAGAGTATGTAATTCAGATTGTTGTAAAAATAAAAGACTTAGAAGTGCATTTTTGTTAAGTTTGTGTGGTCTTAACTTATTGATTGATACTGGACCTGATATTAGAACACAGCTTTTAAGGGAAAATATTTTGAAATTGGATTTGGTATTATATACTCATGAACATTATGATCATATTATGGGACTTGATGATATTAAATTTTATACAAGGTGCGCTCCTTTACCTATTTATGCCCGAGAGACTACTATGCATCATATTAAAAATGCATTTCCACATAATTTTTCATCAAGAATGTCTATCAGTGGAAAAGCCAATATTCTTCCTAGATTAGCAGTTGATTTTGAGCAAATTTTTTTTAAAGGAATAAAGATAATCCCAATTCCTTTACTACATGGAGATATAATTAGTTTAGGATATAGAATAAATAATTTAGCATATCTTACTGATGTTAAGTCTATTCCGGAGATTTCTTATAGTTATTTAGAGGGATTAGATGTATTGGTAATAGATGCTTTGAGAATTAAACCTCATCCAGGTCATTTAAATTTTGATGATGCTATTCTTGAAGTTAAGAAGATCAATCCTAAAATTGCTTATTTCACTCATATTGCACATGATATCATGCATGATGAATTTGATTATTTGAGGAGGGATAATATTTATTTAGCTTATGATGGCTTACAAATTTATATTTAG